A genomic segment from Pleurodeles waltl isolate 20211129_DDA chromosome 9, aPleWal1.hap1.20221129, whole genome shotgun sequence encodes:
- the B4GAT1 gene encoding beta-1,4-glucuronyltransferase 1, translating into MQLPMKCSFFKVVLAALLLVAVLQLIYLSLLSGLHGRQQKFRFLELFEARKAEPPQHHWDQEKKSRLKLSLASGGILDSSGQYRLYKDLVKAGEEAVIEDGPAMGLWAAVAPLPPKEDLVLATHTTLNNLHNLRDLLARWRGPVSVALFAPGPEEVRFATMMIYVLATLCAPVREMVSFHLACHSGNLAIFPELEDRSEFARLKSCNDVFRKLADTGTKLRNYDMGANASYPNNLLRNLARGAAGSRYVLVIDMDMLPSEGLRLAFLSLVAGQPSTPEAEHTVYVVPAFEIRHTRRIPGAKAELLQLYQVGEIRPFYEELCPRCQAPTNYSKWLNLPTGNELQVAYEVEWRDPWEPFYISTSSVPPYDERFKQYGFNRISQACELHVAGYTFLVINNAFLVHKGFKVSGDFHAKKDAENQHNKVLFRQFKQELKTKYPSSGLRC; encoded by the exons ATGCAGCTGCCTATGAAATGCTCATTCTTTAAGGTAGTTCTGGCTGCCCTGCTACTTGTAGCTGTTCTGCAACTCATCTATCTGTCCCTTCTCTCCGGACTGCATGGCAGGCAGCAGAAATTCCgttttctggaactctttgaggCCAGGAAAGCTGAACCTCCCCAACACCATTGGGACCAAGAAAAGAAGAGCCGGCTCAAGTTGTCGTTGGCCAGCGGCGGCATTCTGGACTCCAGTGGTCAGTATCGGCTCTATAAAGATCTGGTGAAGGCTGGTGAGGAAGCAGTGATTGAAGACGGGCCGGCGATGGGACTATGGgcagcagtagccccgctgccaCCCAAGGAAGATTTGGTCTTGGCTACTCATACTACTTTGAACAACTTGCACAACTTGAGAGATCTTCTGGCTCGTTGGAGAGGCCCAGTTTCTGTAGCATTGTTTGCTCCTGGCCCAGAAGAGGTGCGCTTTGCTACCATGATGATCTACGTCCTGGCCACTCTATGTGCTCCAGTAAGGGAAATGGTCTCTTTCCACCTTGCGTGTCATTCTGGCAACTTGGCCATCTTTCCAGAACTGGAGGACCGCAGTGAGTTTGCACGTTTGAAATCCTGTAATGATGTGTTTAGGAAGTTGGCTGACACAGGGACCAAGCTACGCAACTATGATATGGGGGCTAACGCATCCTACCCTAATAACCTGCTGCGGAATCTAGCCCGGGGTGCAGCTGGTAGCCGCTATGTGCTGGTCATTGATATGGACATGCTGCCCAGTGAGGGGCTGCGACTAGCCTTCCTCTCACTGGTGGCTGGGCAACCCAGCACACCTGAAGCTGAACACACTGTCTATGTGGTCCCTGCCTTTGAGATCAGACATACCCGTAGGATCCCAGGTGCCAAGGCAGAACTACTGCAGCTCTACCAGGTGGGGGAAATACGGCCATTTTATGAGGAGCTCTGCCCTCGTTGCCAAGCTCCTACCAACTACTCCAAGTGGCTTAACCTCCCCACTGGGAATGAGTTGCAGGTGGCATATGAGGTGGAGTGGAGAGACCCTTGGGAACCCTTCTACATCAGTACCAGTTCTGTGCCACCCTATGATGAACGCTTCAAGCAGTACGGGTTCAACCGCATCAGCCAG GCCTGTGAGCTGCATGTGGCGGGCTACACGTTCCTAGTGATTAATAACGCCTTTCTAGTGCACAAGGGATTTAAGGTCTCTGGTGACTTCCATGCAAAGAAGGATGCAGAGAACCAGCACAACAAAGTCCTTTTCCGGCAGTTCAAGCAGGAGCTAAAAACCAAGTACCCCTCATCAGGGCTGCGCTGCTGA